Genomic DNA from Pseudomonas sp. CCC3.1:
ATTGAGGCAGCATGCGTTGATCACGATCGATGGAGTTCACCAACCAGGTGCGCTCTTCTTCAACCGAAGCGGCGTCCGCAGGATCAGCCGGAGTGTCCAGACTTTCGATCGCAATGCGGTTTTGCTCAATACGTTCGTGAGTCTCAACCTTCATGGCTTGCAACAGCTCAGTGAAAAAAGCCAGTTGCTCGGCATTCATGTAGTCATCCGCCGGCATGGCCAGCAACTTATCCTTTGTCATTGATTTCTCTATAAAAAATACGTGCATTAAGGCGAATTAGGGAGCGTTCTGACCGATCTTCATCCAAACCAGTTAGGTGCCATCTATTTCAAGCGCCACCCGGCACTCAATTTACGAGGGGCGGCAGTCTAAGGCCGACTTATCGAGTCAGCAACTGAAATGACAGCTATTTGTCCAGCAAAACATGGAAAATGACGAAAAGCGGCCTTCACAGGCGTCAGTGGAGTGCGTTTATAGCAAGAAATTCAACGGCGCAGCTGAAATATCGATTCAGCGAACAGGCCCTGAATGGCTGGCCAGGATTTTTTGAACGCCTACGCTGTAGACTGCGCTCGCCAAACTGCTACCTGCCCTGCAAGCGCCATCTCAAGGACGCACTTATGTCAGCCACCGATCAGTCGGCCCAAACGCCAGGGAGCGAACAGACCAGCCCGCCAGTCAATGCCGAGCGGCTGATGCAGCTTATTACCCAGGAGTACGAGAGCCTGCCGCGCCAGCTCAAGCGTATTGCCGGTTATATGAGCCAGCAAAGTGACCGGATCATGGTTGACCGAATCAGTGATATTGCTCGCGAGTGTGAGGTGCACCCTTCGGCCATCGTGCGTTTTTCACAGCGTTTTGGCTTTAGCGGCTTCAGTGAAATGCAAGCGTTGTTTCGTGAGGCGTACACCCACAAGGCAACCCCTGTTCAGAACTATCAGCAGCGTGTTCGCAGCATGATTGCCGACAAATCGCAAAAAGCCAGCGGCGGTGTTCTGGCGCGCGAATGCATTAACGCCACGCTGTCAGGCATTGAGCGGCTGAATCTGGAGTTCGACGAGCAGGCCTTCGAGAAAGCCGTGGACCTGGTGGTCAACGCCGATAACATCTACGTGGTCGGTGTGCGCCGCTCCTTCGCAGTGGCCGATTACCTGGTGTACAACCTGCAGCACACCAACAAGCGGATTCACATGGTTTCGGGGCTCGGCGGCAGCTACCGCGAACAGATGCGCAGCGTACGCGCCAATGACCTGGTCATTGCCATCAGCTTTACCCCGTATGGCAAAGAAACCCAGCACTGCTTGCGCCTCGCCCAGTTACATCAGGCCAAAACCCTGATCATCACCGACAGCACTCTGTCGCCGCTGGCCAAAAAAGCCAACACGGTGTTGCTGGTTAATGAAGGCAGTTCGTTTGCGTTCCGCTCATTAAGCGCAACCCTGTGCCTGTGTCAGGCATTGTTTATAGCCGTGGCCTATCGGCTGGAACTCAAAGTGGACGACATCCACGAGCAAGTCGGCTTTGACGACTAGCCCCATTCGTTGTGCCCTCACCTGCTTGCCACAAAAATACTTCACATTATTACGCCGGTGTATAGATCAGTAAGAATTGGCATCGTCAAAAGTGCGCTTCAAGCCCTATTTATGTGCGACTTAGCCGTGACATGACTCCCGCTGTCTATTCTGAAAAGTCCCACGAATCTCTCCGTAATTCTTATCGTTACTTACGCTCTGCCTGACAATACTGCGCGGTTTACGCGCTTTACAATTGCTCGCAAAAATCTCAGATCCCAAGCCAAGTAAATAATCGATATGTCACTGCTTGTATCACCACGCAGATGATGCTGAACCAGTTGTCTGCATCGCTAGATATTCAATAGGCTTTCTATAGGGGCACGACGTGATGAATTATTCCTTGTTTGCTAACAAGCCGGTACTTGAGCACAGCCTGCCAATCGCAGCTGTGGCAGGTGATTACGACCGTGAAACATGCCTTCCCGAATTGGGCCCGCTGATCAGACTGCGCGATGCCCTGCTGCTGCTGAAGCTGCCATTGGCCAACAGTGGCGAATTGCGCACCCCCATTGAACGGCGGCTGTTGAGCAATGACGTTTATGAACGCGTGCTGGGCAAACTGACTGCGGACATACCGAACACGACTCCGACACGTGCACAGGTTCACTCATCAAAAACTGCACAGCCTTTAAATCAAATTAAATGCAGTTAACCATCATTATTATGAATTTGCGGACTGTATTGGAGCTGGGCACACTGCACACGTTCCTCCCCCAATGAAGGAACACTTTCAAGGGCTTGCCGGGAAACCCGCACAGCCCTTTTTTTATCTCTTCGTTGTCCAAAACCGGATTCTCCCACCATGCAAAACCGCTGGATCAGCCGCTTGTTGCCTGCGGCCACGAACACCCGTCCCACAGAATGGAGTCGCGCTGCGATTGGCGTATCACTGGGCACACTGCTGTGCGTCTGGGTGTGCAGTGTGTTCTTTGGCCTGCCCGTAGCCATGCATTTGATTGGCCCTTTGGGGGCATCCGCCATTTTGCTGTTTGCCGTGTCATCGGGAGCGCTGGCGCAACCCTGGTCGATTGTCGGCGGCTATCTGTGCGCAACCGTTGTGTCATTGGGCGTGGTGCACTTTTTTGGCCGCAACCTGGACAGCGCGTGCCTGGCCGTAGGCTTGGCACTGGTGATCATGTGCCTGCTGCGCTGTCTGCATCCGCCAGCCGGTGCGCTGGCCTTGCTGGTGGTACTGGCTGATCCGGACAGCGCGCGCCTGGGCTGGGGCATGCTCGCCCCGGTAATGCTCAGCGCCGTGTGCATGGTGCTGAGCGCCTTGGCCTACAACAACCTGACGCGGGTGCGTTACCCGAAAAAAATCGCCGAGCCGATCCCGGCCATAGTGGAACCGCACGTTACGGGCGACCCTGGAATTACTGCCGAAGACCTGCAAAAAGCCCTTGAGCAAATGGACGCATTTATCGACGTCACCCCCGAAGACCTCGAAGCCCTGGTGCGTGCCAGCGAGCACAACGCACGTCGACGCAGCGTCGGTGAAGTGTTCGACCAAGCCCGTTAACGCCGCCATCACAACGCCGCACGGAAGATCCTGCTAGGGTTATTTCTGCAGGGTCCGGGCGGCCGCTGCTGCACTGCACTTGATCGTCCGGGCTCACAGGGTACTTGGCTTGCGTGGGCAAGTGCCCTGAGTCCAGTCAACAGACCGTGATCAAGGCTCGCAATGCTCAAAACCATTGAAACTGAAATTTCAAAACATGCCGCCCCCCCTGCGCTGCAAGCCGAATTTGCTCAACATGATTTTGAAAAACTGCGCAATTTTTGCCGTTTGACCTACGCGGCCAGCATCTTCATCTGGTTGTTATTTGACTTAATCATCAGCACCAAGGGAGGCCAAGGCTTCACCGGTCTGTCCATGCTGTTTATGGGCACGATGGTGACGATCACCCTCATCCTGGGGTTTATCCGCAATTATCGGCACTTCGACGTGCTGAACGTTATTTTCGTCGCCGTGATTACCCTGGGCATCCGCCTGATCATCATGGGCTTGCCTCAGGACTCGCAACCGGTCTGGCTGGTACTGGCTACCGCCAGCATCCTCTACAGTGCTTCGATCTTGCCATTGAGCCGCTGGGCATTTCTCACCAGTGCAGTCATTGCGGGACTCATGCTTAACCCCTTTGGGTTGACCTTTGTTTCGGTCATGGACCTGCGGGGCACCATGATCCTGTGCTATTACGCCTTTCTCAGCAGTTTAACGATTTACAGCTTTTTCAAACTGCGCCGGGTCAAGCTGTACAACTACACCATGTCCAAATTACTGGTGAACCAGGCGTACATCGACGCGTTGACCGAGATTCCCAACCGGCGGTCGTTCATGACCCGGGCGGGTAGCGTATTGCGCGCTCAGCCTCGGGAACACGACCATTACCTGGCAATGATCGACATCGACAACTTCAAGAAAATCAACGATCGGTTTGGACATGACATTGGCGATGAAGTGCTCAAGCGCACGGCGTCCAGCATCAAGGCGGTGATGACTGACCATGAGTACGCGCGCCTGGGCGGCGAGGAGTTTGCGGTGTACGTGTCGGGGGTACGGCGTGCCGACGTAGACGCATTGATGGACACGCTCTGTCGTCGAGTGCGTGAAGACCCGCATGAGCACCCGGTGACCATCAGCATCGGTCTGGCGCGGGTTGAAGGCCATGACACGCTGAACCAGGCGCTGGCCAATGCAGACAAGGCGCTATATGTGTCCAAGAACAGTGGCAAAGACAGGTTTACGTTTTATGCGCAGGATATGGGTGCTTGAGGAGCGCAGCTGCGATCTGCCTGTGTAGCCGCTGAGGAGCGAAGCGAGGCTGCGATCGAGGACGCAGTCCTCGCAAATCCTGACATGTCGATGCGCCTGATCCACCGAGTCGTCTGGTTTAGCGGCTGCTTCGTCGCAGTGGCGCACCATTCCGATCGCAGCCTCGCTGCGCTCCTCAGCGACTACAGGGCTTTATTGATCTGAAATCAACGCTCACTCAAGTCGGTATTCCCATCCCATCCCCCGCCCAACGCGGCAATCAGCTGCACGCTGGCGATCAATCGGCTTTGCAGCAGGTTCAGTACGCTGCGCTCAGTACTCAATGCTGTGGTTTGCACGCTCACCACGTCCAGATAGGCAATCAATCCAGCCTTGTACTGGTTAGTGGTCAGGCGCAATGACTCACGCGCCGATTCCAGCGCCTGTTCTTGCACCACGGTTTCATCCCCGAGCACTTTCAACTGCACCTTGTAGTTTTCCACTTCGCGGAATCCATCCAGCACGGTCTGGCGATATTTGGCCACGGTCTGGTCATACACCGCTTCGTTTCGATCAACTTCGGCCGAACGCTGGCCCCCATCGAACAAGGGTAAGGAGATTTTCGGCCCCACCGACCAGAATCGGTTCGGCACGCTGATCCAGTCCTGGTACTGGCTGCTGCTGTATCCGCCCGACAGGCTCAGGCTAAAGTCCGGGTAGTACGCCGCCTTGGCCACGCCGATGTTGGCGTTGGCGGCCATGATAGAGCGCTCCGCCGAGGCGATGTCCGGGCGACGTTCCAGCAGTTGTGATGGCACGCTGACCGGAATTTCAGGCAGTTTGGGAATGTCTTTAATTTCTGCCAGTTTGAAGCCCGAAGGCACCTGCCCCGTCAGTACGGCGATGGCGTTTTCGAATTGTGCCCGCTGCCAGATCAGGTCGATCAGGCTGGCCTGGGTATTACGCAATTGGGTTTGCGCTTGCGCCACGGCGTCTTTGCCGGAGATACCCGCACGGTACTGGTTTTCGCTCATTTTCAACGAGCGCTGATACGCCTCGACGGTCGCTTCCAGCAAGCGTTTTTGTTCATCGATCACCCGCAGTTGCAGGTAGTTCTGCACCAGTTCCGATTGCTGGCTCAGGCGCATCGCGGCAAGGTCGGCAAAGCTGGCTTCGGCGCTGGCTTCGTTGGCTTCAAGTCCACGACGCAATTTACCCCAGATATCGGCCTCCCAACTCACCCCGACCTGCGCGTTCAGGGTGTCGCGGATCCCGCTGCTGGAGCTGGTCAGGCTGGAGCTGGAGCTGCCCGTGCCCTGGCTGGAGCGGGTTTTGCCAACGCTCAAGTCTGCGCTCGGCAAGAACGCTGCCCGTGCATTGCGCACCAATGCCTGCGCCTGACGAAACTGGGCTTCTGATTGCGCAACGCTCTGGTTGTTGCTGTTGAGTTGTGCCACCAGCGCATTGAGCTGCTGATCGCCGTACAACTCCCACCAGGCACCACGCGCCAGCGCATCACTCGGGTTGGCCTGGGTCCAGCCCTGCACTTCTTGGAATGGCTGCGGCGCTGTCAGCGCAGGGCGCTGATAGTCCGGCCCCACCGCACAGGCGCTGAGCAACATCCCGCTCAGCACCAGGCCCAGCAGGCGCGAGCCGCGGGCAAGCGCCCAACGTTGGGACGACAGTGCCGGGGCAAGGTTAAGCAAACGAGAAGTCATAGCGGAGTTTCCAGAGCAGCATCAGTACGCACGCCACGCCATTTGTTGAAACGATGGCGTGCACGGTCGAGATAGAGGTAGACCACCGGGGTGGTGTAAAGGGTCAGGATCTGGCTGAAAATCAACCCACCAATGATGGTCAGGCCCAGCGGCTGACGCATTTCGGCACCTTCGGCATGGCTCAACATCAACGGCAAGGCCCCCAGAATGGCCGCCAGGGTGGTCATCAGAATCGGCCGCAGACGCTGCAAGCACGCACTGCGAATCGAATCCTGCGGGCTCATTCCCGAATGCCGCTCCAGCTGCAGCGCAAGGTCGATCATCAAAATCGCGTTTTTCTTCACCACGCCGATCAGCAGGAACAGCCCCAGCAAGGAGATCAGGCTGAACTCGCCCCCCGTGAGGTAGATGCTCAACAGCGCGCCAACCCCCGCCGATGGCAAGGTCGACAGGATCGTCAGCGGGTGGATGTAACTCTCGTAGAGAATGCCCAGCACCAGATACACCGCGACCAACGCACCGAGGATCATGAACGGCTGGCTTTTCTGGGTGGCGGCAAACGCGTCGCCCGTACCGGCCATTTTCGCGATGACGTCTTCGGGCAGGCCGAGCTTGGCAATGGCCCGTTCAATGGCAGCGGTGCCCTGCTCCAGCGACACGCCAGGGGCCATGTCAAAGGAGATACTCTGGGACGCAAACTGGCCTTCATGCTCGACGCGGTCGTCCTGCAAGCTGTTCTCGTAGTGAGCGATGGCGGATAACGGAATCCGTTGCCCGTCGGCCCCAATGACGTACACCTGATTCAGGGTCTCGGGGTCCTGGGCGTATTTGGGGTTGACCTCCATGACCACCTGATACTGGTTCAGGCTGTCGTAGATGGTCGAGATCTGCCGCTGGCTGTAGGCGTTGTTCAGCACGGCCGTGACCATGTCCATATCGACCCCGAGGCGTTTGGCCTGATCACGGTCAACCACCAGTGTCACTTGCTGCGCGCCCCGCCCTTCACGGGCATCGATCGCCGTCAGTTCGGGCAGCGCCTTAAAGGCCGCCACGACTTTCGGATACCAGGTGCGCAGTTCGCCCAGATCACCACTTTGCAGGATGTAGGAATACTGCGAGCTGGTTTGCTCACGGCCGCCGCCAAACTGCAAATCCTGGTCAGCCATCAGCATCAGGCGCCCACCGGGCACTTTGGGCATGCTGTCACGCAAGCGCTCAATGACTTTTTGTGCCGACAGCTTGCGCTCGGAGATCGGTTTGAGGCGCACGATCATCACTGCGTTGTTGGTACCGCCGTTACCGCCGATAAAACCCGCCACGCTGTCCACCGCCGGGTCGGCCAGTATCGCCTTGCGGAAGATCTCCATCTTGGGCTGCATCACGCTGAACGACAGGCCGTCATCGCCGCGCACAAAGCCAATCAGTTGCCCGGTGTCTTGTTGCGGCATAAAGGTTTTCGGCACCACCACGTACAACGCCACGTTAACGCCGATGGTCACCAGCAGGCTGAGCAGGGTCAGGCGCTTGTGGCGCAAGACCCAGTCCAGGCTGCGCGCATAGCCGTGAACCATGCGCTCGTTAAGCCGCATGCTCCAGCGCTGCATGGCGTTTTCAGTACCCGGCACATGAGGTTTGAGCCAGCGTGCGCAGAGCATCGGGGTCAGGGTCAGCGACACCACCAGCGACACCACAATCGAGGCCGCCAGGGTGATCGAGAATTCGCGAAACAGGCTTTCGATAATCCCGCCCATAAACAGGATCGACAAAAACACCGCCACCAGCGAGACGTTCATCGAGAGCAAGGTAAAACCGACTTCCTTGGCCCCCAGATACGCCGCTTTCATCGGCGCAATCCCGGCGTCGATATGACGCGAGATGTTTTCCAGCACCACGATGGCGTCGTCCACCACCAGCCCGGTGGCCAGAATCAGCGCCATCAACGACAGGTTATTCAGCGAGAAACCGTACAGGTACATGATGGCAAAGGTGCCCACCAGCGACACCGGCACCGCCAGGGTCGGGATCAGCGAGGCACGCAAGTTACCGAGAAACAGGAACACCACCAAAATCACCAGCGCCACAGCAATCAGCAAGGTCATTTCGGCTTCGTGCAAGGTGGCCTTGATCACCGGCGAGCGGTCCATGGCCAGGTTCAGTTTGACACTGGCTGGTAGCACCGCTTGCAACGCGGGCAACTGGGCCTTGATCGCGTTCACGGTCTGGATGATGTTGGCCCCGGCCTGGCGGTTGACCACCAGCAAAACTGCCGCGTCGTTGTTGAAGAAACCGCTGTTGTAACGGTCCTCAACGCTGTCCTGGACCTTGGCCACATGGCTCAGGCGCAGGGCCGCTCCATCCTGATAACGAATGATCAGCGACTCGTAGTCCTTGGCCTTTTCCAGTTGGTCGTTGGCTTGAATCTGCCAATTGCGATCACCGTCCGACACCGCGCCCTTGGGGCGGCGCACGTTGGCGTTGGCAACGGTGTTGCGGACATCGTCCAGCGCCACGCCGTACTGGTTGAGCAGTTGCGGCTCCAGTTCGATACGCACCGCGGGCAACGAACTGCCACCAATTTGCACTTCGCCCACTCCCGGTACCTGCGACAGGCTTTGCGAGAGGATGGTCGAGGCCAGGTCATACAGCTCGCCCTTGGCCAGTACGTCGGAGGTCAGTGACAGCACCATGATCGGCGCTTGCGACGGGTTGACCTTTTTATAGGTCGGCATACTGCGCATGCCACTGGGCAGCAAGTTGCGCGACGCGTTGATCGCGGCCTGCACTTCGCGCGCCGCGCCGTTGATGTCGCGGTCCTGATCGAATTGCAGAATCACCCGCGTCGAGCCTTGGCTTGAGCGGCTGCTCATGGTGTTGACCCCGGCAATCGCGCCGAAAGAGCGCTCCAGCGGCGTGGCCACGGTAGACGCCATGACCTCGGGGCTGGCCCCCGGCAAACTGGCCGACACCACAATGACCGGGAAGTCCATTTGCGGCAGCGGCGACACTGGCAACAAACCAAAGCTCACCCCGCCCAGCAACATGATTGCCAGGCTCAGGAGCATGGTCGCGACCGGGCGTTTAATGAACGGGCCGGACAGGTTCATACCGATGCCTGCTCAGCCGTCGCCTTGTCACCCCGCCAGCGGCGGCCCAGGCGGTCGAAGTACAGGTAGATCACCGGGGTCGTAAACAAGGTCAATACCTGACTCACCAGCAAGCCGCCAACCATCACCAGACCCAGCGGTTGGCGCAGTTCGGCCCCGGAGCCTGTCGCCAGCATCAGCGGCACGGCACCAAACAACGCCGCCAATGTGGTCATCAGAATCGGGCGAAAACGCAGCAGCGCCGCCTGATAAATAGCGTCTTGCGGGGCCATGCCCTGGTTGCGCTCAGCGTCGAGGGCGAAGTCGATCATCATGATCGCGTTTTTCTTCACGATGCCGATCAGCAAGATGATGCCGATGATCGCGATCATCCCCAGGTCATTGCCGCTGAGAATCAGCGCCAGCAGCGCGCCGACCGCGGCCGAGGGCAAGGTCGACAGGATGGTGATCGGGTGGATGTAGCTCTCGTAGAGCACGCCCAGCACGATGTACATGGTCACCACTGCCGCCAGAATCAGCAGCAAGGTGCTCGACAACGAAGCCTGAAACGCCTGGGCGGCGCCCTGGAACTCGGTTTGCACGCCCAC
This window encodes:
- a CDS encoding TraR/DksA family transcriptional regulator, producing MTKDKLLAMPADDYMNAEQLAFFTELLQAMKVETHERIEQNRIAIESLDTPADPADAASVEEERTWLVNSIDRDQRMLPQLEQALDRIRADDFGWCDDSGDAIGLKRLLISPTTKYCIEAQERHEQIDKHQRQA
- a CDS encoding MurR/RpiR family transcriptional regulator, yielding MSATDQSAQTPGSEQTSPPVNAERLMQLITQEYESLPRQLKRIAGYMSQQSDRIMVDRISDIARECEVHPSAIVRFSQRFGFSGFSEMQALFREAYTHKATPVQNYQQRVRSMIADKSQKASGGVLARECINATLSGIERLNLEFDEQAFEKAVDLVVNADNIYVVGVRRSFAVADYLVYNLQHTNKRIHMVSGLGGSYREQMRSVRANDLVIAISFTPYGKETQHCLRLAQLHQAKTLIITDSTLSPLAKKANTVLLVNEGSSFAFRSLSATLCLCQALFIAVAYRLELKVDDIHEQVGFDD
- a CDS encoding HPP family protein — encoded protein: MQNRWISRLLPAATNTRPTEWSRAAIGVSLGTLLCVWVCSVFFGLPVAMHLIGPLGASAILLFAVSSGALAQPWSIVGGYLCATVVSLGVVHFFGRNLDSACLAVGLALVIMCLLRCLHPPAGALALLVVLADPDSARLGWGMLAPVMLSAVCMVLSALAYNNLTRVRYPKKIAEPIPAIVEPHVTGDPGITAEDLQKALEQMDAFIDVTPEDLEALVRASEHNARRRSVGEVFDQAR
- a CDS encoding GGDEF domain-containing protein, which produces MLKTIETEISKHAAPPALQAEFAQHDFEKLRNFCRLTYAASIFIWLLFDLIISTKGGQGFTGLSMLFMGTMVTITLILGFIRNYRHFDVLNVIFVAVITLGIRLIIMGLPQDSQPVWLVLATASILYSASILPLSRWAFLTSAVIAGLMLNPFGLTFVSVMDLRGTMILCYYAFLSSLTIYSFFKLRRVKLYNYTMSKLLVNQAYIDALTEIPNRRSFMTRAGSVLRAQPREHDHYLAMIDIDNFKKINDRFGHDIGDEVLKRTASSIKAVMTDHEYARLGGEEFAVYVSGVRRADVDALMDTLCRRVREDPHEHPVTISIGLARVEGHDTLNQALANADKALYVSKNSGKDRFTFYAQDMGA
- a CDS encoding efflux transporter outer membrane subunit, which translates into the protein MTSRLLNLAPALSSQRWALARGSRLLGLVLSGMLLSACAVGPDYQRPALTAPQPFQEVQGWTQANPSDALARGAWWELYGDQQLNALVAQLNSNNQSVAQSEAQFRQAQALVRNARAAFLPSADLSVGKTRSSQGTGSSSSSLTSSSSGIRDTLNAQVGVSWEADIWGKLRRGLEANEASAEASFADLAAMRLSQQSELVQNYLQLRVIDEQKRLLEATVEAYQRSLKMSENQYRAGISGKDAVAQAQTQLRNTQASLIDLIWQRAQFENAIAVLTGQVPSGFKLAEIKDIPKLPEIPVSVPSQLLERRPDIASAERSIMAANANIGVAKAAYYPDFSLSLSGGYSSSQYQDWISVPNRFWSVGPKISLPLFDGGQRSAEVDRNEAVYDQTVAKYRQTVLDGFREVENYKVQLKVLGDETVVQEQALESARESLRLTTNQYKAGLIAYLDVVSVQTTALSTERSVLNLLQSRLIASVQLIAALGGGWDGNTDLSER
- a CDS encoding efflux RND transporter permease subunit produces the protein MNLSGPFIKRPVATMLLSLAIMLLGGVSFGLLPVSPLPQMDFPVIVVSASLPGASPEVMASTVATPLERSFGAIAGVNTMSSRSSQGSTRVILQFDQDRDINGAAREVQAAINASRNLLPSGMRSMPTYKKVNPSQAPIMVLSLTSDVLAKGELYDLASTILSQSLSQVPGVGEVQIGGSSLPAVRIELEPQLLNQYGVALDDVRNTVANANVRRPKGAVSDGDRNWQIQANDQLEKAKDYESLIIRYQDGAALRLSHVAKVQDSVEDRYNSGFFNNDAAVLLVVNRQAGANIIQTVNAIKAQLPALQAVLPASVKLNLAMDRSPVIKATLHEAEMTLLIAVALVILVVFLFLGNLRASLIPTLAVPVSLVGTFAIMYLYGFSLNNLSLMALILATGLVVDDAIVVLENISRHIDAGIAPMKAAYLGAKEVGFTLLSMNVSLVAVFLSILFMGGIIESLFREFSITLAASIVVSLVVSLTLTPMLCARWLKPHVPGTENAMQRWSMRLNERMVHGYARSLDWVLRHKRLTLLSLLVTIGVNVALYVVVPKTFMPQQDTGQLIGFVRGDDGLSFSVMQPKMEIFRKAILADPAVDSVAGFIGGNGGTNNAVMIVRLKPISERKLSAQKVIERLRDSMPKVPGGRLMLMADQDLQFGGGREQTSSQYSYILQSGDLGELRTWYPKVVAAFKALPELTAIDAREGRGAQQVTLVVDRDQAKRLGVDMDMVTAVLNNAYSQRQISTIYDSLNQYQVVMEVNPKYAQDPETLNQVYVIGADGQRIPLSAIAHYENSLQDDRVEHEGQFASQSISFDMAPGVSLEQGTAAIERAIAKLGLPEDVIAKMAGTGDAFAATQKSQPFMILGALVAVYLVLGILYESYIHPLTILSTLPSAGVGALLSIYLTGGEFSLISLLGLFLLIGVVKKNAILMIDLALQLERHSGMSPQDSIRSACLQRLRPILMTTLAAILGALPLMLSHAEGAEMRQPLGLTIIGGLIFSQILTLYTTPVVYLYLDRARHRFNKWRGVRTDAALETPL